TCGAAATGCTTCTGCACGGCGGCCGCCATCAGCGATGGCTGGCTGGTGTGTCGGCGTTGGCGTGCGCGCAAGCGGCCGCTGCGGTCGTATTCGCTGCGGGTGCTGAGTTGGCCTTGGGTGCGCAGCACTTCGCGGTGCAGGCGATCGCGTTCGAAGTCGCTGATGACCTGGCCGTCGAGGTTGATCTGGTGCAGGTGGCCGCTGCCGTAGTACAGGCGGTTGATCCAGCGGTCGTCGGGCAGTTGGGTCTGGATCAGGTTGCCGAGTTCGTCGTAGTGGTGTTGCAGGCTGCCGGCGGCGCTGTGTTCGGCGAGCAACTGGCCGAGGGCGTCGTAGGCGAAGCTCAGGGCTTGTGCGTTGCCCTGGTGGTCGGTGAAGGTGATGGCGGTGAGCTGGTCCAGCGGGTCGTAGGTGTAGTCGGTGCGGCCATCGTCGGTGATTTTGGCGATCAGCCGGCCGACGGCGTCGCGTTCCAGTCGGTGAACGATGGGAGCGGGGGGCGACTCGGGAACGACGGCCAGGCCGTTGCCATAAGGCGCCGGAACAGCTGTCACCGCCGCGACGTTATCCAGCAGGTCATAGGTGTAGCGCTTGGCGCTGCCATCCAGATCCTGTTGTTCTGTCAGCCGATCTCCAGCGTCCCAGGCAAACCGATAACTCTCGCCGTTCTCATTGGTCAGCGCTTGCAGTCGCCCGTAGCGGTCATACCCAAACTGCACCTGTCGGCCGTGGGCGTCGGTGCGCTGACGCACCTGGCCGCGGCGGTTGTGTTGGTAGAGCGTGGTGTGCCCGGCCGGGTCGGTGTAGCCGATCAACTGGCCGCTGACGTCGCGCTGATACTGCTCGGTGCGCCCGTCCGGCAATTGGCTGCTGAGCAACCGGCCCTGGGCGTCGTAGCTGAATTGGGTGCGTTCGCCGAGGGCATCGGTGATGGTTTGCAGATAGCCTCGGTTGTCGTAGCTGAACCGCGTCGGGTAACCCGAGCAATCGATGTGTTCGATCAATTGGCCGAACGGGTTCCAGCGCAGTTTTTTGCTTTTGCCGGTGGCGTCGATGATCTCGACGACCTGGCCTTGGGTGTCGTAGCGGTAGCGGGTGATGTGGCCCAGCGGATCAGTCTCGGCGATGCAATTACCGCGCTGATCGTAGCGATATTGCCAGCTGTTGCCTGCAGCATCGGTTTCCACCAGCGGCAAGGCCCAGTGCTCGAGCCATAAGGTCGAGTCGCTGCGGCCCAGCGGGTCGGTTTCGCCGATCAGGTTGCCAGCGTCGTCGTAGCTGTATTCGTAGCGCCCGCCCTGCGGGTCGGTCGCGTTGAGCAATTGGCGCTCGTCGTTCCATTCGAACTGCCAGGTCTGGCCGAGGTTGTCGGTGTATTCGGTGATCTGGTGCTGGGTGTTCCAGCGTCGTGTGCTGATGCGCTGCAAACCATCGGTGATGCGCGTGACACCGGCCTTCAGGTCATAGTCGAACTGGTAAGTGTCGCCCTCGTCGGTCCAGTGCCCGACCACGCGCCATTCAAGGTCTTCAACCAACGCCCATTCATAAAAGCACCGCAGCCCCGTGGGCAACTGATGCTCGACCATCCGCCGTCCGGCGTCGTATCTGAAGCGCCGTTGCACCTGGCCGGTGGTGTCGCGCACTTCGGCCAGGTTGCCGGCTGCGTCGTAGCCATAGCTGACGAGCACTTCGCGATGCTGGTCGGGATACACGCGTTCCACCCGAGCCACGCGGTCGCGTTCCCGAATCAGTTCGATCTGTATCAGATCGAAGGTGTCCCGCAGGCGCGCCAACTGTCCGGTTTCGTCATAGTCGAGGTGGATGCGGTTGTCGTTTCGATCACCGAGCTGATTAAGGCGCAACAAGGACGGATTACCGGGTGTGACGTCGAACAGCCGATACAGCCCGTCATCGCTTTCAATCAGCAACTGCCCATTGTGGTGCCGCCGAACACTGAGCCCTTCACCGGCACTGAACACCGCGCCACCCAGAGGAATCGAGCCCATATCGATGCGCCGGCCCTGTTCATCGGTGTAGACCAGCGTTTCGCCGCCCTCCGGGTGAGGCAGGATTTCCACGCATACCTCATAGGACACACTCCAACCCGCCCCGAACAACCCGTCGCGTCGCTCGTCGCGGCTGTTGTAGAAGCGCTGCCAATCGATCGGCAAGACGCCCGGCAGCACGAAATCCAGCTCTTCATCACCCCCCAGCACCTTGGCCCCGGTGGCGGCATGCACCGGGTTCGATGAGCCCATGGCGGCGTTGGCCATGGCCCCCATCGCGCTGCTGACGGCCATCGACGTCGCGCCGCCGATCAGCATGCACGGCAATTTGCTGAAGAACTTGCCCTTGCCACCCTTGAGCATCAGCAACGCGGTGACCGCCAGGCCCACGCCCGGGGTCTTGCCGCTGCGGATCTCGCGCACCACCACCGAACCGCCGCCAATGGTCACGTTGGAGGAAATCAGCCCCGACGATACGACCTTGGCATCGCAGGTGCTGCGGTCGCCGCTGCGCACGGCGGGCTGGCCGTTGATGGTGACCTTGTCCGAGCCCTCGGCCATGAACTGCGGCGGCATCGGCGGATGCTTCATGCAGACGAGCAGGTCCAGTGGCTTGGGCACCGCGCCGGGCGCCGGGGTGGCAACGGTGGGGCGCCACATCTGGGAGAAGAAGCTTTCGGCCATGTCGAGGTAACTGGGCTCGGCTTCCGGCTCGGGTGCTTCCAGCTCGGTACCGGCCGGCGCGACATGGGACGGGATTGCCCCGGCGGCCCTGGCAGCAGGGATGTTATTGGTGAGGGTGTTGGTGGAGCCGGTGAGAATGTTCGCCTGCACCGTGGGCGGAAACAGCGCGTTGCTGAAACTCTCGCACAGGTTACTCAAGCCCTTGTCGGCCCCGGTCTTGCTCATGGCGAGGCCGACAATCGTGCCCACCACCAAGCCGAGCACGAAGCAGCCCAACCCCCCGGTGACGACCGTGATGCCCGTGGCTGCCACCACGGCCGCCGTCGCCACCGCGGTGATCGCGATGTTCGCTGCCACCTCCAGCACGCCGCCAAGAATGTCGGCCATCATCGAGGTGTGGTCGAGTGCATCGCCCAGGCGGGCGGCCCAGAGTGCGTCAGACATGCGGGATGTTAATCCGACGTAAGTGTCTGACGGCTGCGTAATCGTTGTGCGGGTTGCGCAATTCGATGCCTTCCATTGCACCTTTCTCCTTGTTGGTTACGGCATGCGCATTAGCGCAGTCCTCAGGCGTTTGATCAGCTTCGGATTCTTGAGGCAATCGGCCGGCCGTTTGTTACCGAGGGCGGGCACTTTCTGTTCGATCCACCACAACCCTTCCTCAAGCCCTCTTTTACCGTTGAGGACGACCGCCATATCGAGGTAACCATCCATTACTTTGGCCAGTGTGCGGGCGTTGTCGTCGAGATAGTCCTCTTCGTATAACCGCACAAACACATTCCAATCGGAATCGCCGGGGTATTCGTCTTCCAGTTGTTCCATCTTCTGCGCTCATTGGCCGGGTCAGAATCATGACCTGAAGATCAACCATAAAAGTAATCAAAAAACCGTTCGAAATTTTCTTTCCCCAGTAGGGGGCTGACTTCCTTTGTGAGTAATTTCACGAACTTGCTGGAAAGCTCGTCATCGTCGTTATAGATCTCAAATATTTCGAATTTTCCGTGGACAACCTCAATCAATTTTGCAAGAGCGAAAAAGAAATCAGCCAATGAGTCGGCAATTTTGAAAGGCAAAGCCACGTCATAGCTGGCAAATACAGGTGTACCCTCAATGTCGGTAACAGCGATGACAGGTTTACCACCTCCGATATCATCCATGAATACTACAAAACTGGCTGGCCAGCGTGGGTTGAGCTGCGACTTGTTTGAATTGCCATCCCACTTGTAGCCCACTTGGTCATCTTCAAGGGTGTTCAGATCAAAAAAACGTATCGGAGTCAAACCTGTCTCTATCTCAACACCCACAGGCTCGTAGTTGTCATAGAAAAAGTCAGTTTCGACAGAGCGTTCAAGCGTTTGCGGCCATGTGGCGTTGACTTGGCCATTCTTTTCGAAGCTGCCCTCTGACTGAAACTTCTTGTGGATACGGCGCAGCTCTATTAGTGCCTTTTCTAACGCGCTCATGTTCGTTATTCCGAATAAAAACTCAAGTGACGCATTTAGGCTTGCCAAGCGTTTAATGCAGTGAATCAAGCGCCTTTATAGCTATTACCAACCGCTGTGCATTAAACGCTGCTTTTTATCTTAGTGGTACAGGTAAACGTCGGGTTAAAGGCCGCAGACTCTCACGATCCGTCCACAGCCCCGGAAATACTTCAAATTTCAAATCGTCACGGTTAAGTCCAGTATCGAAATAGCGGCACAATCTGTCGCTCAAGTCGTCGTCCCCCCACATGTTGGTAAGCTCATACTGTTCAATAGCATCGCGATTTTTTGAAAGCTTCAGATCTTTTTGACGCACGGGTGCCAAGCTGTAATCGATAGCGCAGTCTTTGCCGGTATCGATCAGGTCGGCACCGCGGAAGGGGAATCCACCTTCAAAGTTAACGTGCGGTCTTAACCAGTAACGTTCGTGGTCTGACAGGACCAGTGGAGTCGTAGGTTGTAGCTTTTCGACGGCAAGTCGTTGGGTAACGACCTTCCCTACAAAACCGCTAAACAGAATTTTACTGTCGGCCAGCACGAGATCGCTCCAGATTCCATTCACGCTTCTCACGTCGTAAAAACGCATGACGGAATTTTTGATCATCTGGCCTACGGTATATAAATCGTCTCGCAGTTTGAGGCTGACTAAATCGCCTTCCTTCCAGGTTATGCGTTTGGCCATGGGGCTCACTCCATCTTAATAATCATTAACGAATCACTCATGAGCA
This genomic stretch from Pseudomonas wuhanensis harbors:
- a CDS encoding RHS repeat-associated core domain-containing protein, which encodes MSDALWAARLGDALDHTSMMADILGGVLEVAANIAITAVATAAVVAATGITVVTGGLGCFVLGLVVGTIVGLAMSKTGADKGLSNLCESFSNALFPPTVQANILTGSTNTLTNNIPAARAAGAIPSHVAPAGTELEAPEPEAEPSYLDMAESFFSQMWRPTVATPAPGAVPKPLDLLVCMKHPPMPPQFMAEGSDKVTINGQPAVRSGDRSTCDAKVVSSGLISSNVTIGGGSVVVREIRSGKTPGVGLAVTALLMLKGGKGKFFSKLPCMLIGGATSMAVSSAMGAMANAAMGSSNPVHAATGAKVLGGDEELDFVLPGVLPIDWQRFYNSRDERRDGLFGAGWSVSYEVCVEILPHPEGGETLVYTDEQGRRIDMGSIPLGGAVFSAGEGLSVRRHHNGQLLIESDDGLYRLFDVTPGNPSLLRLNQLGDRNDNRIHLDYDETGQLARLRDTFDLIQIELIRERDRVARVERVYPDQHREVLVSYGYDAAGNLAEVRDTTGQVQRRFRYDAGRRMVEHQLPTGLRCFYEWALVEDLEWRVVGHWTDEGDTYQFDYDLKAGVTRITDGLQRISTRRWNTQHQITEYTDNLGQTWQFEWNDERQLLNATDPQGGRYEYSYDDAGNLIGETDPLGRSDSTLWLEHWALPLVETDAAGNSWQYRYDQRGNCIAETDPLGHITRYRYDTQGQVVEIIDATGKSKKLRWNPFGQLIEHIDCSGYPTRFSYDNRGYLQTITDALGERTQFSYDAQGRLLSSQLPDGRTEQYQRDVSGQLIGYTDPAGHTTLYQHNRRGQVRQRTDAHGRQVQFGYDRYGRLQALTNENGESYRFAWDAGDRLTEQQDLDGSAKRYTYDLLDNVAAVTAVPAPYGNGLAVVPESPPAPIVHRLERDAVGRLIAKITDDGRTDYTYDPLDQLTAITFTDHQGNAQALSFAYDALGQLLAEHSAAGSLQHHYDELGNLIQTQLPDDRWINRLYYGSGHLHQINLDGQVISDFERDRLHREVLRTQGQLSTRSEYDRSGRLRARQRRHTSQPSLMAAAVQKHFEYDPADNLIGKLDQQPATQHRQLLHYDATGRIIASQDSLHGQRETFAYDAAANLLDGPQPGAGLVVHNKLLTYQDKRYRYDAFGRMIEKRSAKRGLQRFGYDAESRLIEVRNENGSVVRMTYDPLGRRIAKTEHDSKGYPLGETRFTWDGLRLLQEHRHQQTSLYLYEDEGYEPLARVDGTGPLQKIRYYHNDLNGLPEQLTEADGHNVWHATYRVWGNTLEEVREPYYIEEQNLRFQGQYLDRETGLHFNTFRFYDPDVGRFTTPDPIGLEGDLNLYQFAPNPIAWVDPWGWKCWGTARKGHWKKAASKAPPGKYSAKNLARMAAGKAPRMRVEVRYRNSARNRQLGRVGKTARIDVSMELNHQYIPQRAGSKVAHEDWNLTKATPWGHESMDKYRHTGWDLVKVIKTTGQW